In Streptomyces erythrochromogenes, the DNA window CGGGTGGTGTCCATCGCCGACTACGAGGCCGCCGCGAAGGGCGCCCACCAGCTGTGGGTGCGTCCGGACACCGCCGACCTGACCTTCCTCGCGGAGCTGGCCGACGCGGGGAAGCTCGCGGTGAACGTGGAACACGCGCTGCCGCTCGCCGAGGCGGCCAAGGCCTGGGAGCTGAGCGCCGCGGGCCGCACCCGCGGCAAGATCGTCCTGACGGTCTGACCCTCGGCCCGCCGGTGCCGGCAACGTGCGGTGCCGCCGGAGTCCGGACTCCGGCGGCACCGCACGCCTCAGGAGGTGATCGGCGCCGCCGTCGAGCCCAGCGGCGGGCCGATCGCCCGCAGCGCCCCGGGGGTGCGCCCCTCGCCCCAGCCGATGTCGCGCCGGTAGCTGCCGAGCAGCCCCCTGCGGACCAGCCCGGCTTCGTCGTGCACGGCCGGCTCGTCGGGCAGGGGCCTGGTCAGCGGCGCCACGAACAGCGCGTCCACCGGGCAGTTGGCCTCGCACAGGAAGCACGTCTGGCAGTCCTCCTGCCGCGCGAGCAGCGGGATCCCCTCGGGTCCCCGTTCGAACACATCGGTCGGGCACACCTCCACGCACTTGTCGCAGGCGATGCACCGCTGTGCCGAGACCAGTTCGATCACGCCGTCACCCCGGCCTTCGGAGCCGGCCGGGTCCACACCCGGTCCAGCCCTCCCACCAGGATCCGGTGGTGCAGGCGGGGGTCCGGGTCCGGGTGGTCGAGGCGCTTGGCCATCCCGCGGGTCTCCGGGCGGGCCAGCGCGGCCGCGTACATCCACCGCGCGTGCGCCGTCATCGCCGCCGCCTGGCGGGCCCTGACCAGGTCGGTTCCCTCGCCGTGGAGGCCGGATCGCAGTTCGGCCCAGCCGGCGTCGAGCGCCCGCAGCGACGCGGCCAGCCGGTCGCCGCGGCGCAGGTAGTTCTTGTCGTACGGGAGGACCTCCCGCTGTACGAGTTCCACGGCCGCGCGGTGGCCGTCGGCCGCGGCCGGCCGCCCCGTCGGGCGCAGGCCCGCTCCGCCGGCCCCGGTGACGGGCCGGGAGGCGGCCCGGCCCGGGCCGAGGGAGCGGGAGTGGGCGGCCGCGCCGGCTCCGGCCCAGCTGCCCGAGGAGATGGCCCAGGCGGCGTTGTGGCTGCCGCCTCCGGTGAAGCCCCCGCAGATCTCCTCGCGGGTGGCCGCGTCCCCGGCGGCGTACAGGCCGGGGACACCGGTGGCGCAGTCGTCTCCGGTGATCCGGATGCCGCCGGTGCCGCGGACGGTGCCTTCGGCCAGCAGGGTCACGGAGAAGCGGTCGGTGAACGGGTCGATGCCGAGCCGGTCGAAGGTGAGGAAGAAGTTGGGCTGTGCCAGGCGCATCGCTGCCCGGGCGGCTTCGCCGGCGCGGTCCAGGCGGGCGTAGACCTTGGCGCCGTCGAGGAGCGTGCGGGCGATGACCGAGCGGCCGCCCTGGCTGGCCGCGCCCTCCAGCACGCTGCCGTCCTCCTGGTAGAAGGTGGCGAAGGAGTAGAACGCGGTCTTGGTGACCGAGGTGCCCTCGGGGGCGATCCCGTAGGCGTTGGAGAACTCCATGCCGGAGAGCTCAGCGCCGGCCTCGGCGGCGAACAGCGCCCCGTCGCCGGTATTGGTGTTGGTGCCGAGCGCGCCGCTGAGGAAGGCGCAGCCGCCGGTGGCGAGGACGACGGCACCCGCCCGGACACGGTAGTCCTCGCGGGCCTGGCGGCGGTGGCCGACGGCGCCCGCGACGGCGCCGTCCGCGTCGGTGAGCAGTTCGGTGACCGGGCTGTGGTCGAGGATGCGGACCCCGGCGCGGCGGATCCGGATGCGCATCCGCCGCATGTACTCGGGGCCCTGGAGGCCGCCCCGCAGCGGTGTCCCGTCGGGGCCGGCCGGGAAGGGGTACCGGCCGGCCCCGACGGCCAGCTCGTTCATGCGCGCGTACGTCTCGTCGAGGACGCGGGCCATCCAGCGCCGGTCGGCGAGGTAGCCGCCGAGACCCTCGCGGCCGGCCATGGCGGCCTCGCGCGCGGCCGGGTCGGGCGGGACGTACCAGACGCCGGTGCCGCCGGCGGCCGTCGCACCGCTCGTCCCGCAGTAGCCCTTGTCGGCCAGGACCGTGTCGGCCCCCGCCCGGGCCGCCGCGAGGGCGGCCCAGGTGGCGGCCGGTCCGCCGCCGACGACCAGGACGTCGGTGGCGAGGTCCGTCATGAGGCGGCTCCCGCGTACCGGTTGGCCGGGCGGGGCAGGCCGTAGTTCTCGCGCAGGGTGCGGCCGGTGTACTCGGTGCGGAAGAGCCCGCGGCGCTGGAGGATCGGCACGACCTGGTCGACGAAGTCGGTCAGGCCCGTGGGCAGTACGGGCGCCATGATGTTGAAGCCGTCGGCGGCGCCCTGCGTGAACCACTGCTCCAGCTGGTCGGCGATCTGCTCGGGGGTGCCGGCGAAGACGCGGTGGCCGCGGCCGGCACCGAGGCGTGCGATCAGCTGGCGCAGGTTGAGGCCGTCGCGGCGGGCGAGTTCGGCGACGAGCGTGAAGCGGCTCTTGTTGCCGTTGATGTCCCGCTCCTCGGGCAGGTCGGGCAGCGGGCCGTCGAGGGGCAGGCCGGTGAGGTCCACGCCGAGCATGCCGGAGAGCTGGGCGAGACCGTACTCCGGCACCTGGAGGTCGGTGAGCTCCTGCTCCAGGGCCTTCGCCTCGGCCTCGGTGGAGCCGATGACGGGGGCGATGCCGGGCAGCACCAGCAGGTCGTCCTCGGCGCGGCCGTACGCGGCCAGGCGGGACTTGAGGTCCTTGTAGAAGGTCTGGCCGTCGGCGAGGGTCTGCTGGGCGGTGAAGACGGCCTCGGCGTACTGGGCGGCGAACTCCTTCCCGGATTCGGAGGATCCCGCCTGCACGAGCAGCGGGTAGCCCTGCGGGGAGCGCGGGACGTTGAGCGGGCCGGCGACGCCGAAGTACTCGCCGCGGTGCGCGGCGGGGTGCAGCTTGTCGGTGTCGGCGTAGATGCCGGCTTCCTTGTCGAGGACGATCGCGTCGTCCTCCCAGCTGTCCCAGAGCTTGGTGGCGACGTCGAGGAACTCGCGGGCCCGGTCGTAGCGGAGGCTGTGTTCCAGGTGCTCGTCCCGGTTGAAGTTGCGCGCCTCGTCGAGCGTGCCGGAGGTGACGATGTTCCAGCCGGCCCGGCCGCCGCTGATGTGGTCGAGGGAGGCGAACTTGCGGGCCAGGTTGAAGGGTTCGTTGAAGGTGGTGGAGACGGTGGCGATGAGGCCGATGTGTTCGGTGACGGCGGCGATGGCGGAGAGCAGGGTGAGCGGCTCGAACCCGCCGAGGGCGTTGTAGCGGGCCTTGCCCCAGAGGGCGAGCCCGTCGGCGAAGAAGATGGAGTCGAGCCTGCCGCGCTCTGCGGTGCGGGCCAGTTCCTGGAAGTACTTCAGGTCGGTGACGCGTTCGGGTGCGCTGGCGGGGTGGCGCCAGGCGGCGTCGTGGTGCCCGGCGTTCATGAGGAAGGCGTTGAGGTGGAGGGTCCGGGGAGCGGTCATGGCGGGTCCTCGTGGTTCTGGGTCGTGGCGTGGCATGAGGTGGGGTGGGAAGGGGTGCCGGCCCGCCCGGGCGGCGGTGCGTGTCCGTCCGGGCGGGCCGGGTGGGCGTCAGGAGGGGACGCGCCAGGTGCTCAGGCGGCGTTCGATCGTGACCAGGAGCTGGTTGAAGGCCACGCCGATGGCGGAGATGGTGACGATGCCCGCGTACATCTGCGGGATCGCGAAGTTGAACTGGGAGGCGTTGATCAGGTAGCCCAGGCCCGCCTTCGCGCCGATCATCTCGGCGGCGACGAGGACGAGGATGGAGATGGCGCCGGCGAGCCGGACGCCGGTGAAGACGGCCGGTACGGACGCCGGGAGGATCACCTTCTGGAAGAGCCTCGGGGTGGACAGGTCCATGGAGCGGGCCAGCCGGACGAGGGTGGGGTCGGCGTTCCCGACGGCACTGATGGTGTTCAGCAGGATCGGCCAGACGCAGGCGTAGACGACGATGGACACCTTCGAGGTCTCGCCGATGCCGAGCAGGAGCACGAAGACCGGCAGCAGGGCCAGCGCGGCGGTGTTGCGGAACACCTCCAGCAGCGGGCCGAGCAGGGCGGCGACCGGCCGGTACCAGCCGATGAGCAGCCCCAGCGG includes these proteins:
- a CDS encoding LLM class flavin-dependent oxidoreductase; the protein is MTAPRTLHLNAFLMNAGHHDAAWRHPASAPERVTDLKYFQELARTAERGRLDSIFFADGLALWGKARYNALGGFEPLTLLSAIAAVTEHIGLIATVSTTFNEPFNLARKFASLDHISGGRAGWNIVTSGTLDEARNFNRDEHLEHSLRYDRAREFLDVATKLWDSWEDDAIVLDKEAGIYADTDKLHPAAHRGEYFGVAGPLNVPRSPQGYPLLVQAGSSESGKEFAAQYAEAVFTAQQTLADGQTFYKDLKSRLAAYGRAEDDLLVLPGIAPVIGSTEAEAKALEQELTDLQVPEYGLAQLSGMLGVDLTGLPLDGPLPDLPEERDINGNKSRFTLVAELARRDGLNLRQLIARLGAGRGHRVFAGTPEQIADQLEQWFTQGAADGFNIMAPVLPTGLTDFVDQVVPILQRRGLFRTEYTGRTLRENYGLPRPANRYAGAAS
- a CDS encoding ABC transporter permease; its protein translation is MTTGTDTAAPAVLPAAPAPAEEVRESAPPPRPAPDTGHAERPARQPLRAFGRRLRAVALRSAAILALLAVWEVAPRLGLADPTFLPPVSEVAAAWWELLLNGQLGEHTWASLVRSFGGFAIAVVVAVPLGLLIGWYRPVAALLGPLLEVFRNTAALALLPVFVLLLGIGETSKVSIVVYACVWPILLNTISAVGNADPTLVRLARSMDLSTPRLFQKVILPASVPAVFTGVRLAGAISILVLVAAEMIGAKAGLGYLINASQFNFAIPQMYAGIVTISAIGVAFNQLLVTIERRLSTWRVPS
- a CDS encoding ferredoxin family protein — translated: MIELVSAQRCIACDKCVEVCPTDVFERGPEGIPLLARQEDCQTCFLCEANCPVDALFVAPLTRPLPDEPAVHDEAGLVRRGLLGSYRRDIGWGEGRTPGALRAIGPPLGSTAAPITS
- a CDS encoding FAD-binding protein — translated: MTDLATDVLVVGGGPAATWAALAAARAGADTVLADKGYCGTSGATAAGGTGVWYVPPDPAAREAAMAGREGLGGYLADRRWMARVLDETYARMNELAVGAGRYPFPAGPDGTPLRGGLQGPEYMRRMRIRIRRAGVRILDHSPVTELLTDADGAVAGAVGHRRQAREDYRVRAGAVVLATGGCAFLSGALGTNTNTGDGALFAAEAGAELSGMEFSNAYGIAPEGTSVTKTAFYSFATFYQEDGSVLEGAASQGGRSVIARTLLDGAKVYARLDRAGEAARAAMRLAQPNFFLTFDRLGIDPFTDRFSVTLLAEGTVRGTGGIRITGDDCATGVPGLYAAGDAATREEICGGFTGGGSHNAAWAISSGSWAGAGAAAHSRSLGPGRAASRPVTGAGGAGLRPTGRPAAADGHRAAVELVQREVLPYDKNYLRRGDRLAASLRALDAGWAELRSGLHGEGTDLVRARQAAAMTAHARWMYAAALARPETRGMAKRLDHPDPDPRLHHRILVGGLDRVWTRPAPKAGVTA